The sequence CATCCTCATCTGCATCAATTCACGATATGCTTCCATGATCTTGTTTCTCACTTCGAGCATCAGGTCGAAGGCAAGTCTGGCTTCCTCAGCCGCCAGCATGACATTATGCGCCTCTACCGGCTGGCCGCCGACAGCCGCGCTGACCACGCTCGAAGCCTTCGACTGTAATGTATCGGTATCGCTTATCATCTTGCTCAGCATCTCCCCGAACCCGGTCTTGCCCGGTGTTTTTTCGGAGCCGTAAGCCTGGCGTATGACTGCGGCCGATACAGGTCTGATCTTCATCTTTTCTTACCTTTCCGGTTCCTATATCTCGATCGCTTTGAGGAACATGTCCTTGGCCGCCTGGATAGCGGTCACATTCGCCTCGTATGCCCTTGTCGCGGTGATCATATCGACCATCTCGTCTATTACGTTTACATTTGGCATAGTCACTACACCATCGGTGTTAGCATCTGGATGGCCTGGATCGTATTTGAGCGTATAGGGCGTGTTCTCGTCTTCCACTATCCTGCCTTCCGGCCTGTAATACATCGATCTTCCGGTAGAAGAGATATCGATCCGGCTGGACTGGTCGAGCAACGATTCGAAAGGACCATTGATGCCCCGAGAGGAGATGCCTTTCTCCTTCACCGGAGTGATCGATACTGTCTTTCTCTTGTATGGCCCTCCATCCCTGGTTCTTGTCGTCTCGATATTCGCCAGGTTCTCCGCTATGACATCCAGCTTCATCCTCTGTACTGACAGTCCCGAAGCGCTGATGTTCATCGTCCTGAACAACCCTGTACCCTGCATCTCAATCTCCTCCTTACAGACAGATCAACTACCTGATCTTTCCGGATATCGCTGATTTCAGGACATCAAACTTCCCTCTGGTCAGTTTGGCGACCAAACTGTATGTAAGGGATGTCTTTGCCAGATCTGTCATCTCTTTTTCCATATCTACATCGTTTATTCCGTTAAAATATCCCGATCCTGTCTCTTTTATCTCGATGGGAGAATTCCCGGTGGTCCTGAGGGGAATACTACCGGGAGGCTGTCTCACTTCAAACAGTTTGAGCCTGTTTTTACTCGCCTTCCTCAGATTGTCCTCGAACGTGACGTGTCTCGAACTGTATCCGGGAGTGTTCACGTTCGCTACATTCTCCGCGGTGATCCGTAACCGAAGTGAATACGCGTCCAGTGCGCTCCCGAGTTTCCTGATCCCTACCCTGGGAAGTATATACTTGCCTATCATCATTACTCTCCCGCATTGACTGTAGAATATCTGCCCAGTGCGTAACCGGCAGCAGCTCCTGATACTTTCTTGTTACTGAATCTGCGGCTCGACGAACTGAAAAGGATCTCGTTCTCCCTTTCGAGTGACAGGAGTCGTTCGACTATCCCTGACAATTCCGAAACAAGTCTTTCGACCTGCCCGGGGTGCCATCTGCCATGCAGATATTCTCTCTTTTCCTGCTCTATCGTTTTCTCTATGGAATCAATCTCATCCATTATCATGTTTTTCCGTCTCAGGATAGCTATGACATCCTGCATCGATCGGCCGCTCTCCAGAGCTCCCTTCAGCTCGACGGACAGCTCAAGGATCCGCAGATAGCAGTCCTTTTCTTTCTGATAACAATGAATCAATCTGTCATCTTTTGACATCAGCCAGCGTCTCCCTGTAATCCACAATGAATTCCTTCCAGAAACAGGCTCCCGGGCCACCCGGGGTACTATCGCATATACGAGAATATTCGCTCGCCGCCTGTTCGTGGTCTTTCTTCAGCATAAGCATCATCGGGTTCCATACCTTCACTCTCTCGACAAGCCTCTCACACCCATACAAACCGATCTCGGTGATGATTTCCGCAGCCAGAGAAAATCTCTTTGACATGACCGCCGAAGTGAAGCACAACTCCACAACAGCCATCGCCTGTTCAGGAGAGTTCTCATCCATGTCGAATTTCCTGATCAGGGCATCTATCCGCGAGTATGCTTCGTCGGCCCTGTCCAGCGCGATCAGAAGTCTCGTCTCGAAGATCCCAGCATCGAATTCCGGGAAAAACCTTCTGATCCTCATAAACCTTGTATACAGCCATTGGACATCGACGTCTGACAGGTACAGATACACCATCGCGTCCAGGAGTTCAGGAGCGAGCGCTGTTTTGATCGACGAATCCCAGAGTTCCACATTACCGAGGAGATAAAGAATAAGATCCATGTCGGCAAGCTGTACTCCCGTACGGAGAAGACCTCTGTAATTCTCCATCCGGAACAATCCACCCTCGTCATTTCTCCTGAGGATCTTCCACCAGAGTGAAGCCTCCTCATACATCCCTATCTCCGTATAGCTTTCAGCTATCTGCCAGATCCTCTCATCACCCTTGAACCCGCTGATCGTATCGAGCGGCATAAACAGATTCAGGAGAGAATCAAGCCTGCCACTTTGATATTCGAAGCGGTCCAATATCCTCCATGCTTTCTCCTCGGTCATCTCGCCTTCGAAATACCAGTCGGAAGCCCTTGTGATGACTTCCGCAATGGACCCGTCTGAGGCCTGCTGCTGATTCCCCGATACAGGGGAAGCTGCGGCAAGCACGGCAAGCATGATCAATATTTCAAAACTCTTTCTCAAATCGTTCCTTTCACTGTCTTTCACAGGGATGTCACCGCAATGAGCATGCCATGCGTGAACTGCCGTCTTGACCAGGAATTTACTTCCCACAGAGGGAAAAATCGCCTTTCCCGCTGAAACTTCCTTTTTATTCGGGGTGTTGGGAGCTCGTCCAAAGGAGGTGATATGGAAAAACCGACCTATATCAATATTGACGAAAGCCGATTATAAAACCGGTGCACATTCTTCATCCAGCATGGATCGATAATCATTCATCTGACCGGAATAGAAGCGGTGATCCGAAAAGGGAGTGGACTGTCCCGTCATGCAAAGAAACACGATAACAGCCTGGTTCTTATATGTTCATGGAAAAATATACAGAGATCGAGACCTTGTCACCGGTCCATTATCTGCTTCAGATGAGCTGCAAGCCGACTGGCGATACTTTCCCTGACTTCATCGGAATCGTAGTATCCATCAGCCAGACGCTGCTTCACTTCTGCCACCCGGTCGGCCCTGACATCACCGGTCTTTTCAGCTTCTATGCGAGCTCTGGAAACAAGGCGGCTGGTCTCGGAGACCTCACTGGCCTCTTTCGTGGAACTACCGGTACCCTGACCCGGTCCCGTTCTGGCAGCGGATTCCCTGTTCTTCTCCGCGTCCCTGCTGGCGGACGGGTCGTTTACCTTGCCTTGTCTTATGTTGTTTATCTTCATCTTAAGCATCTCCCTTTATCAGGGTAGCCTTTCTGTATCCGCCGAGTCAACATCAATCCTATACCCTTGAGTATTTTCTCTGGACCTCATCGGTCTTTTTGTTGTCCTCGATCTTTCTACTGAACTCGGACCTCATCACCTTGAGTCTGGCCCTGACGATCGCGTCCCGTGATCGTAGAGAACCAAGAAGCTCTAATAACCTGTACCTTTCGATCCCCGCCCCCGAAAGCTCTGTTATCGAGGCGGAACGATCTTCCAGAAGACAGGACAGCAAATTCAGGTCCAGATTGCCAGCATGCAATTCGACCTCATCTGTCTTCTTCTCGATCTCCTCTATCAACTTATTTATGTATACCAGGTTATCTTTCACCAGAATTGTTCCTTTCCTTTTCCTTCAATCCGGCCCATCCATTACGAAGACTTTTGGCGACCGGGATGATCTGTTCTATCCGGTCGGCAGATTTTTCCATATCGGCTGTTATGATCTCCCTGTATATATGGAAGCATAAGGACCTTGTATTTGTCGATATCTCACTCCCATCATCGATCGTGGAATGAAGCAGATGATGAGCTATATCCCTGGCTCGGATGCAAGGTTCATGCGCGTTCTCCTCCTTGAGCAATTTTTCCCTGGCGATGCCCAGAAATCTCAATAGCCCGTCGTAGAGCATAGTCAGCAATGTCAGCTGATCAGCGCTCTCGATACTGGTCTTTGTGTATCTGTTGACCGCATCGACCGGGGCCTCCATCCGCCTTTCCAGAGTAATGACCATCTAAACGCCTTTCTTCATTGGTCTATCATTTCTTCTGCCAGTAATTCGTGAGTCCCTGGAGCTGGGAGATCATACTGGTGAGATAATTCTCCTGCGCCTGGAACTGGGCTATTGCCGTTTCGAGCTGGACGAACTGGTTGAACAGTCGACGCTCTTTCTTTTCGATCCTGGCGCTTATATGATCCATCTCGCCTTCCATCGTCTCGTTTATAGTCTCTATAGCATTCTTTTTTGCGGAAATAGCTCCGGTTTCAAGTTCGACAAGGTCGTTGATATACTCGGTGACCCTTGTTGCGACGCCTTTCGTCACTTTGACCGTCCCCTGGCTTCCACCCTGGATGGCAAGCTGATCGGCAGTTATCGTCACGAGAACCTGTAATCCAGCCGTATATTCATTGTCGATATCCCCGGCAAGGTACCTGCCGGCGCC is a genomic window of Candidatus Latescibacterota bacterium containing:
- a CDS encoding flagellar protein FliS; this encodes MVITLERRMEAPVDAVNRYTKTSIESADQLTLLTMLYDGLLRFLGIAREKLLKEENAHEPCIRARDIAHHLLHSTIDDGSEISTNTRSLCFHIYREIITADMEKSADRIEQIIPVAKSLRNGWAGLKEKERNNSGER
- the flgM gene encoding flagellar biosynthesis anti-sigma factor FlgM; translated protein: MKINNIRQGKVNDPSASRDAEKNRESAARTGPGQGTGSSTKEASEVSETSRLVSRARIEAEKTGDVRADRVAEVKQRLADGYYDSDEVRESIASRLAAHLKQIMDR
- the flgC gene encoding flagellar basal body rod protein FlgC yields the protein MQGTGLFRTMNISASGLSVQRMKLDVIAENLANIETTRTRDGGPYKRKTVSITPVKEKGISSRGINGPFESLLDQSSRIDISSTGRSMYYRPEGRIVEDENTPYTLKYDPGHPDANTDGVVTMPNVNVIDEMVDMITATRAYEANVTAIQAAKDMFLKAIEI
- the fliE gene encoding flagellar hook-basal body complex protein FliE → MKIRPVSAAVIRQAYGSEKTPGKTGFGEMLSKMISDTDTLQSKASSVVSAAVGGQPVEAHNVMLAAEEARLAFDLMLEVRNKIMEAYRELMQMRM
- the flgB gene encoding flagellar basal body rod protein FlgB, with amino-acid sequence MMIGKYILPRVGIRKLGSALDAYSLRLRITAENVANVNTPGYSSRHVTFEDNLRKASKNRLKLFEVRQPPGSIPLRTTGNSPIEIKETGSGYFNGINDVDMEKEMTDLAKTSLTYSLVAKLTRGKFDVLKSAISGKIR